The following coding sequences lie in one Acropora palmata chromosome 3, jaAcrPala1.3, whole genome shotgun sequence genomic window:
- the LOC141876562 gene encoding ADP-ribosylation factor 6: MGKLLSKIFGNKEMRILMLGLDAAGKTTVLYKLKLGQSVTTIPTVGFNVETVSYKNVKFNVWDVGGQDKIRPLWRHYYAGTQGLIFVVDCADRDRIDEARQELHRIINDRLMKEAIILIFANKQDLPDAMKPHEVQEKLGLTRIRERNWYVQPSCATTGDGLHQGLQWLSSNHRNDNLGR; the protein is encoded by the exons ATGGGGAAATTATTATCGAAAATATTTGGCAACAAGGAGatgagaattttgatgttgGGACTGGATGCTGCAGGAAAAACTA CTGTTTTATACAAACTGAAACTTGGCCAGTCAGTCACAACTATCCCAACTGTTGGTTTTAATGTGGAGACAGTTTCCtacaaaaatgtcaaattcaaTGTTTGG GATGTTGGAGGACAAGACAAAATCCGTCCCCTTTGGCGTCACTACTATGCAGGCACTCAAGGCTTGATATTTGTTGTGGATTGTGCTGACCGTGACAGGATTGATGAAGCAAGACAGGAACTCCACAGAATCATTAATGACAGGCTCATGAAGGAAGCCATTATCTTAATAtttgcaaacaaacaagatTTACCCGACG CAATGAAGCCACACGAAGTTCAAGAGAAGCTAGGGCTTACAAGAATTCGAGAACGGAACTGGTACGTGCAACCATCTTGTGCAACAACAGGTGATGGTCTTCATCAAGGGCTACAATGGCTGAGCTCAAATCACAGAAATGACAACCTCGGGAGATAA
- the LOC141876558 gene encoding m7GpppX diphosphatase-like, translated as MASSNHSDSETPATKKIKLADVDTSYNSDLTSLHGFKLIKVLNENAQVKNIVLHGKFENADGDAVIILEKTPFSEETLPHFLTSETSLVKEFHNDIYSQYMCHPPSRFNALKGTIIHPAMTKHLDKYSAQSLHFLYETPQDYEAITLPFIEELSFSIQWVYNILEKKAEVERIVFEDEDPVTGFVLLPDIKWDQKQLENLYLVAICHKHGIKSLRDLDRSHLPLLKNILTKGEEAIKQKYGVESDQLRIYVHYQPSYYHFHVHFTHLNYDPPGCGIGKAHLLQDVIDNIENIDEDYYRKKTLACVFKANDKLFKRFQSAKNVK; from the exons ATGGCGTCTTCCAACCACTCGGATTCTGAAACTCCAGCTACAAAAAAGATCAAGCTAGCGGATGTTGATACCTCATACAACAGTGATCTAACATCTTTGCATGGTTTCAAGCTAATCAAAGTGCTAAACGAAAACGCTCAAGTAAAGAACATTGTGCTACATG gaaaatttgaGAATGCTGATGGTGATGCAGTGATCATCTTGGAAAAGACACCATTCTCTGAAGAGACATTGCCGCATTTTTTGACATCAGAAACAAGTTTAGTGAAGGAATTTCACAACGACATTTACAGTCAGTACATGTGTCATCCACCTTCGCGCTTTAATGCTCTGAAAGGGACAATCATTCATCCAGCTATGACCAAACACCTTGACAAATATTCAGCACAaagtttgcattttttgtaTGAAACGCCTCAAGATTACGAAGCCATAACTTTACCATTCATTGAAGAACTGTCATTTAGCATTCAA TGGGTTTACAacattttggaaaagaaagcTGAAGTAGAACGCATTGTGTTTGAAGATGAGGATCCTGTAACTGGGTTTGTTTTACTGCCAGATATCAAATGGGATCAGAAACAATTGGAGAACTTGTATCTTGTGGCAATTTGCCATAAACACGGGATCAAGTCACTGAGAGATCTTGACAGATCTCATCTTCCTCTGTTGAAGAATATCCTGACAAAGGGAGAG GAAGCCATAAAACAGAAGTATGGCGTCGAGTCGGACCAACTTCGAATTTACGTTCACTACCAGCCGTCATATTATCATTTTCACGTGCATTTCACACATCTCAATTACGATCCTCCTGGATGCGGAATCGGGAAAGCTCATCTTCTGCAAGATGTCATCGATAACATAGAGAACATTGATGAGGATTATTATCGCAAGAAAACGTTGGCTTGTGTGTTTAAAGCAAACGATAAACTTTTTAAGAGATTCCAATCGGctaaaaatgtcaaatga